In Festucalex cinctus isolate MCC-2025b chromosome 21, RoL_Fcin_1.0, whole genome shotgun sequence, one genomic interval encodes:
- the tfap2d gene encoding transcription factor AP-2-delta — MSATFPGLVHDAEIRHDGSNSYRLMQLGCLESVANSSVAYSSSSPLTYPAPAGTEFASPYFSANHQYTPLHHQSFHYEFQHSHPAVGPEAYGLNSLHSGQYYQQIHHGEPADFINLHSARSALKSSCLDEQQRRELGCLDAYRRHDLSLMTSHGSQAYGVGMHHPDQRLLPAAGLGLPAAADDLQGSMEAQCGLVLNGQGGVIRRGGTCVVNPTDLFCSVPGRLSLLSSTSKYKVTIAEVKRRLSPPECLNASLLGGILRRAKSKNGGRCLREKLDRLGLNLPAGRRKAANVTLLTSLVEGEALHLARDFGYTCETEFPSKAVGEHLARQHNDSKESSARKKMVLATKQICKEFQDLLSQDRSPLGSSRPTPILDLDIQRHLTHFSLITHGFGTPAVCAALSTFQTVLSEMLNYLDKNSSGKTSGAADQQINGGLEKSQLRKGAEPQGKDGKTEKTE; from the exons atgtcaGCGACCTTCCCGGGACTTGTCCACGACGCGGAG ATACGTCACGACGGATCAAACAGCTACCGGCTCATGCAGCTCGGTTGCCTGGAGTCCGTGGCCAACTCGTCGGTCGCCTACTCGTCCTCGTCCCCGCTCACGTACCCGGCGCCGGCGGGCACCGAGTTCGCCTCGCCCTACTTCTCGGCCAACCACCAGTACACGCCGCTGCACCACCAGTCCTTCCACTATGAGTTCCAGCACTCGCACCCGGCCGTGGGGCCGGAGGCCTACGGGCTCAACTCGCTGCACTCGGGCCAGTACTACCAGCAGATCCACCACGGGGAGCCGGCGGACTTCATCAACCTGCACAGCGCGCGCTCGGCGCTCAAGTCATCGTGCCTGGACGAGCAGCAGCGGCGCGAGCTGGGCTGCCTCGACGCGTACCGGCGGCACGACCTGTCGCTCATGACGTCACACGGATCGCAGGCCTACGGCGTCGGGATGCACCATCCGGACCAGAGGCTGCTGCCCGCCGCTGGCCTGGGCCTCCCCGCGGCCGCCGACGACCTGCAG GGCTCCATGGAAGCACAGTGTGGACTCGTGCTCAACGGCCAGGGGGGCGTCATCCGGAGAG GGGGAACTTGCGTGGTGAATCCGACAGATCTATTCTGCTCGGTACCGGGTCGACTGTCACTACTCAGCTCCACCTCCAAGTACAAAGTCACCATTGCGGAGGTGAAAAGAAGACTGTCACCGCCTGAGTGCCTCAACGCCTCGCTACTGGGTGGAATACTGCGCAG AGCCAAGTCAAAGAACGGCGGCCGCTGTCTCCGGGAGAAATTAGACCGTCTCGGCCTCAACCTGCCGGCAGGACGGAGGAAAGCTGCCAACGTCACACTGCTCACCTCCCTGGTGGAGG GAGAAGCGCTCCACCTGGCAAGGGACTTTGGCTACACCTGCGAGACGGAATTTCCCAGCAAGGCGGTGGGCGAACATTTGGCCCGGCAGCACAACGACTCGAAAGAAAGCAGCGCACGCAAGAAAATGGTTTTGGCTACAAA GCAAATCTGTAAGGAGTTCCAGGACTTGTTGAGTCAAGATCGTTCTCCTTTGGGCTCGTCCAGACCGACGCCCATCCTGGACTTGGACATCCAGAGACATCTCACACACTTCAG tCTAATCACGCACGGTTTCGGCACGCCGGCCGTCTGCGCAGCCCTCAGCACTTTCCAGACGGTCCTGAGCGAGATGCTCAACTACCTGGACAAAAACTCGAGCGGCAAAACGAGCGGAGCGGCCGACCAGCAGATTAACGGCGGCTTGGAAAAGTCGCAGCTCCGCAAAGGGGCGGAGCCGCAGGGCAAAGACGGCAAAACGGAAAAGACGGAGTAG